In a genomic window of Desulfurobacterium indicum:
- a CDS encoding tetratricopeptide repeat protein, with protein MGFANFFKKKGTEELFHEAVAEKNYLKIVSYGRKLMEKGDVSSQVINPLVEALIKIGNKDEAIKILDDYAEEKLKNGYYAAAIAFLQKALKHDPNNLRTVELLSSAYVKKNLYYEAFIVLIDLFKKLCKEGRNVSKIKDSIEHFIEKNSHPIFYEMYADALLESDNKDEAYKNYIMAGSMYASLSKFEEALNAYLKAREIKTSEIVDQKITEIVAKLQDSSTRRKILKGLILNNRENLDLLQTVIKEFTKNNLLDDIDQVILTLKDTKLKWTIAILRDIETGEIESAFENIEQLSKLNKELAEKLKGRLFAKYPEAVEFEKEPESVYGEIPSSDEILSSIFSAVDEAEPLEQPDDKGSLLKVASSSHHVDNREIAKTSTQLDGPIHTISMAEAMLGLGNYEKAIEMAKKALEFPEVRFRAISLIASAHVSQGKYKEALNHLLDVLKKYPLSNEEKRNIKEAIGKIYEEIGDKPKASFWYKEAKKET; from the coding sequence GTGGGATTTGCCAACTTTTTCAAGAAAAAGGGCACCGAAGAACTATTTCACGAGGCGGTTGCGGAAAAGAACTACCTTAAGATAGTGTCTTACGGCCGAAAATTAATGGAAAAAGGGGACGTTTCCTCCCAGGTAATCAATCCGCTTGTTGAAGCATTAATTAAAATAGGAAACAAAGATGAAGCCATAAAAATCCTCGATGATTATGCAGAAGAAAAGCTTAAAAACGGATACTACGCAGCGGCAATCGCCTTCTTGCAAAAGGCCTTAAAGCACGACCCGAACAATTTAAGGACCGTAGAGCTTCTCTCATCTGCATACGTAAAGAAAAATCTATATTACGAAGCTTTCATAGTTCTCATAGACCTTTTCAAAAAACTGTGCAAAGAGGGACGAAATGTATCAAAGATAAAAGATTCCATAGAACACTTCATCGAGAAAAATTCTCACCCAATTTTTTATGAAATGTATGCCGATGCCCTCCTTGAATCGGACAACAAAGATGAAGCTTATAAAAACTACATAATGGCAGGAAGTATGTATGCCTCTCTATCAAAATTTGAAGAGGCACTCAATGCATATCTCAAAGCGAGAGAAATCAAAACAAGCGAAATCGTCGACCAGAAGATAACCGAAATCGTAGCAAAACTTCAGGACAGCTCCACAAGACGCAAGATATTAAAAGGACTTATCCTTAACAATAGAGAAAATCTTGATCTACTCCAGACAGTTATAAAAGAGTTTACCAAAAACAACCTGCTGGACGACATAGACCAAGTCATTCTTACACTGAAAGATACAAAACTTAAATGGACAATAGCCATCTTAAGAGACATCGAAACAGGAGAAATAGAATCCGCTTTTGAAAACATAGAACAGCTCTCCAAACTTAACAAAGAGCTCGCGGAAAAACTTAAAGGAAGATTGTTTGCCAAATATCCTGAAGCCGTCGAATTTGAAAAAGAACCGGAAAGTGTCTACGGAGAAATTCCTTCTTCCGACGAAATACTCTCTTCCATATTCTCTGCCGTTGATGAAGCTGAACCTTTAGAACAGCCTGATGACAAAGGTTCTTTATTGAAAGTAGCCTCATCTTCCCACCACGTAGATAACAGAGAGATTGCAAAAACCTCAACTCAGCTCGACGGACCAATACACACAATTTCCATGGCAGAAGCAATGCTCGGGCTCGGAAATTATGAAAAAGCTATTGAGATGGCAAAGAAAGCCCTTGAGTTTCCGGAAGTTAGATTCAGAGCCATCTCATTAATAGCATCTGCTCATGTATCTCAAGGCAAATACAAAGAAGCCCTAAACCATCTTCTTGACGTGTTAAAGAAGTATCCACTATCGAACGAAGAGAAAAGAAACATAAAAGAAGCCATCGGAAAAATATATGAAGAGATAGGAGACAAACCTAAAGCCTCCTTCTGGTATAAAGAAGCCAAAAAAGAAACCTAA
- a CDS encoding DEAD/DEAH box helicase, producing the protein MSFSFENLSRDIQASLKDMGFQEPTPIQKKAIPIAMEGYDIVGQAQTGTGKTAAFGIPIVEKLGKARGVKALILVPTRELAIQVSDELSSIAKRRRLGIYPIYGGVSIGRQISLLNKGRCNVAVGTPGRIKDLIDRGVLDLSNVEVVVLDEADQMLDMGFIEDIEYILKKTSVERQTMLFSATLPNEIKKLISRYLKSSYKTVRVGKSVITPKVNQKILFVKDNDRLKALTKLLKDNKDETTIVFVKTRRDAADLERRLQEKGIDAKAIHGNLTQRQRENVMNAFRKGRVKVLVATDVAARGIDVKDVGIVINYELPENPEIYVHRIGRTGRAGREGTAISLVTDNEKNRMYRIKGLNRVKKEKFKGVTTEDIKKEIASARVKPTYVKMAKDILNSSEEPVEVVAYLLEKLLS; encoded by the coding sequence ATGAGTTTTTCTTTTGAAAACCTGAGCAGGGACATTCAAGCATCACTTAAAGATATGGGATTTCAAGAACCCACACCCATACAAAAAAAAGCTATACCCATAGCCATGGAAGGATATGACATCGTCGGACAGGCACAGACAGGAACAGGAAAAACAGCAGCATTTGGCATTCCTATAGTAGAGAAACTTGGAAAAGCCAGAGGAGTGAAAGCTTTGATTCTTGTGCCAACCAGAGAACTTGCAATCCAGGTTTCTGACGAATTGTCTTCCATTGCAAAGAGAAGAAGACTTGGAATTTATCCAATATACGGCGGCGTATCCATAGGAAGACAAATTTCCCTATTAAACAAAGGTAGATGCAATGTAGCCGTTGGAACACCGGGAAGAATAAAAGATTTAATAGACAGAGGGGTTTTAGATCTTTCAAATGTCGAAGTCGTCGTCCTTGACGAAGCTGATCAAATGCTTGACATGGGATTTATTGAAGATATCGAATATATCCTCAAAAAGACGTCTGTAGAAAGGCAGACTATGCTCTTTTCGGCAACACTACCAAATGAAATTAAAAAACTTATATCCCGATACCTAAAAAGCAGCTATAAAACCGTAAGGGTAGGAAAATCTGTCATTACACCGAAAGTTAACCAGAAAATCCTGTTTGTTAAGGACAATGACAGATTAAAAGCTCTGACTAAGTTGCTAAAGGACAATAAAGATGAAACAACTATTGTTTTTGTAAAAACACGCCGCGACGCTGCTGATCTGGAAAGAAGACTCCAAGAAAAAGGCATTGATGCAAAAGCAATTCATGGAAATCTTACCCAAAGGCAAAGAGAAAATGTAATGAACGCATTCCGTAAGGGAAGAGTGAAAGTCCTTGTAGCAACTGACGTGGCAGCGAGAGGTATAGATGTAAAAGATGTCGGCATAGTTATAAACTACGAACTTCCTGAAAATCCTGAAATATACGTTCACAGAATCGGAAGAACGGGAAGAGCTGGAAGGGAAGGCACTGCGATAAGCCTTGTAACCGATAATGAAAAAAATAGAATGTATCGCATCAAAGGACTTAACAGAGTAAAGAAGGAAAAATTTAAAGGAGTAACAACGGAAGACATCAAAAAAGAAATCGCTTCTGCAAGAGTCAAACCAACATACGTGAAAATGGCAAAAGATATCCTGAACAGCAGCGAAGAACCGGTTGAAGTTGTAGCTTACCTTCTGGAAAAACTTTTATCCTGA
- a CDS encoding cold-shock protein — protein sequence MEKLTGTVKWFDSKKGYGFITADNGQDVFVHYTGIAGEGFKTLEEGERVTFNITETDKGLKAVDVERE from the coding sequence ATGGAGAAGCTTACAGGAACAGTAAAGTGGTTCGATTCTAAGAAGGGATACGGCTTTATTACAGCCGACAACGGTCAGGACGTATTCGTTCACTACACAGGTATTGCAGGTGAAGGTTTCAAAACCCTCGAAGAGGGAGAGAGAGTAACTTTCAACATCACAGAAACAGACAAAGGTCTGAAAGCTGTTGACGTAGAAAGAGAATAA
- a CDS encoding thiamine pyrophosphate-dependent enzyme — translation MKRALLGNEAIAYGLLIANVDVMAAYPGTPSSEILETYQKLIKKLNLPAVAEWSTNEKVAFETAYAAAVTGKRAACGMKMVGLNVASDPLMSSAYIGNKGGFLVISADDPGFYSSQTEQDSRYFAKFARIPALDPTDPQDGLKLAILGIEISEKFEIPVLLRPVLRVCHGRQIVDITDFEFKGRKGNFERNIERWAAVPRVPRLKQGISLLAKLKEIEKFNYKSLIEPQLKKLKNTENLIIASGTSYGFALEAIEDNHLDIDIIKIDMPTPLPVNLLKKLLGRYKQVIVFEETYPLIEEQIAPVANVRGKLTGDVFNIDEVTHERIAEGLKNAGILKKNIYTGKGFDDIPAPRKPTLCPGCPHRTVFYGMKKVFGNNAIYPSDIGCYTLGLNQKAVDTILCMGASAGLAGGFSISDKSKPIIATIGDSTFLHSGIHPLINSIANKHKYILIILDNNTVAMTGLQPTPERTGGVSIEKVVEGCGVKPFVLEYDGKVETTVDFFNKVKEAYKNSDAPVVAVVKEFCTFDKENVKLPGKFASVDPQKCTGCGYCMDTFGCPAFEWKDGKVTVNKYFCVGCGVCLSGVCPFNAFVEDKR, via the coding sequence ATGAAAAGAGCACTTCTTGGTAATGAAGCGATAGCTTACGGTTTGCTTATCGCAAATGTTGACGTGATGGCAGCATATCCCGGAACGCCAAGTTCCGAAATACTGGAAACCTATCAAAAACTCATCAAAAAACTTAATTTACCCGCTGTCGCCGAATGGTCAACAAACGAGAAAGTAGCCTTTGAAACAGCATACGCTGCAGCAGTAACGGGAAAAAGGGCCGCCTGCGGCATGAAAATGGTAGGACTTAATGTGGCTTCCGACCCTCTGATGAGCAGTGCCTACATAGGCAACAAAGGTGGTTTCCTCGTAATTTCAGCAGACGACCCCGGATTTTATAGTTCTCAAACAGAACAGGATTCTCGATACTTTGCCAAATTTGCAAGAATCCCAGCGCTTGACCCGACAGATCCCCAGGACGGACTTAAACTTGCCATATTAGGTATAGAAATATCTGAAAAATTTGAAATTCCTGTCTTACTAAGACCTGTTTTACGTGTATGTCATGGAAGACAGATAGTCGATATTACAGACTTCGAATTTAAAGGAAGAAAAGGAAACTTTGAAAGAAACATAGAAAGATGGGCAGCCGTCCCGCGAGTTCCAAGACTTAAACAGGGAATTAGTCTTCTCGCAAAATTGAAAGAAATTGAGAAGTTCAACTACAAATCCCTCATAGAGCCACAACTAAAGAAACTGAAGAACACCGAAAATCTTATTATCGCTTCAGGAACATCTTATGGATTCGCTCTCGAAGCAATAGAAGATAACCATCTAGACATTGATATTATTAAAATAGACATGCCAACTCCCCTTCCTGTAAACCTTCTTAAAAAACTCCTCGGCAGATACAAACAGGTAATCGTATTTGAAGAAACCTATCCGCTAATAGAAGAACAAATAGCACCGGTTGCAAATGTAAGAGGAAAACTTACAGGAGATGTATTCAACATAGACGAAGTTACCCATGAAAGAATAGCTGAGGGACTTAAAAATGCAGGAATACTTAAGAAAAATATCTATACCGGTAAAGGTTTTGACGACATTCCAGCTCCGCGGAAACCTACCCTGTGTCCCGGATGTCCCCACAGAACAGTATTTTACGGAATGAAAAAAGTCTTTGGAAACAACGCAATCTACCCTTCAGACATAGGATGCTACACGTTGGGACTGAATCAAAAAGCCGTTGACACCATCCTCTGTATGGGAGCATCTGCCGGACTCGCAGGTGGTTTTTCTATCTCTGACAAAAGCAAACCCATTATTGCAACAATCGGCGATTCAACATTCCTACACTCAGGAATACATCCGCTAATCAACAGTATAGCGAACAAACACAAATACATTCTGATTATCCTTGATAACAACACGGTAGCAATGACAGGCCTTCAGCCAACACCCGAGAGAACCGGGGGCGTAAGCATTGAAAAAGTGGTTGAAGGCTGCGGTGTAAAACCATTTGTTCTGGAATATGATGGTAAGGTAGAAACAACTGTTGATTTTTTCAACAAAGTTAAAGAAGCCTATAAAAACAGCGACGCTCCGGTAGTTGCCGTAGTAAAAGAATTCTGCACATTTGATAAAGAAAACGTTAAGCTTCCCGGAAAGTTTGCCAGCGTAGATCCACAAAAATGCACCGGATGTGGCTACTGTATGGATACATTCGGATGTCCCGCATTTGAATGGAAAGACGGCAAAGTCACAGTTAACAAATACTTTTGTGTCGGATGTGGCGTTTGCCTTTCTGGAGTATGTCCTTTCAATGCTTTTGTGGAGGATAAAAGATGA
- a CDS encoding carbon starvation CstA family protein codes for MDALLLMLVVFIGYIIAYNVYGKYVGYKIFELATGKPVPSKVYEDGIDFVPTKKEIIFGHHYTSIAGTGPIVGPAIAVIWGWLPAILWVFFGSILMGAVHDFGALIISMRNKGKSISEFAGKYISKRTKYLFFAIVFLELWIVIAIFGLVIAIIFNMFPQSVFPVWMEIPIAMTLGYLVYKKGKSVGILSIIALILMYITIIIGVYMPFKLGSVAGIPATGVWTIILLIYAFIASVLPVTMLLQPRDYINSHELLVAIALLIFGIVASAFTGKLSIVAPTYQAHPPQAPPLWPFLFITIACGAISGFHSLVSSGTSSKQVADEPDALFVGFGSMLMEGVLATLVIIAVVAGIGMGYFHNGKLLTGHAAWLTHYSSWTAAKGLGSKLSAFINGSANMIESLGIPVSWAIAIMGVFVASFAGTTLDTATRIQRYVVSEIFSDMGLTVFKNRYVATLFAVLSAAFLAFATGASGKGALTLWPLFGAVNQTLAGLALIVITIYLRYKGGLKWIVAGIPAVFMIAVTLWASILNEINFIHKGNYLLIVVNTVILIIVLTIIFEGVKTFFSIKEGTPEPIDEEAKA; via the coding sequence GTGGATGCTCTGCTTCTCATGTTGGTTGTCTTTATAGGCTATATAATCGCCTACAACGTTTACGGTAAGTATGTAGGTTACAAGATTTTCGAACTGGCAACAGGAAAACCTGTGCCTTCAAAAGTTTACGAGGACGGAATAGACTTCGTACCGACCAAAAAAGAGATTATTTTCGGTCACCACTACACATCAATAGCAGGAACCGGCCCTATCGTGGGTCCTGCCATTGCCGTAATCTGGGGATGGCTCCCTGCAATTTTATGGGTATTTTTCGGCAGTATACTTATGGGAGCTGTTCATGACTTTGGAGCTCTTATTATTTCTATGAGAAACAAAGGTAAATCTATATCGGAGTTTGCAGGGAAATATATTAGTAAACGAACAAAATATCTATTCTTCGCAATCGTTTTCCTTGAACTATGGATAGTTATTGCGATTTTCGGACTTGTAATTGCCATCATATTCAACATGTTTCCCCAATCCGTATTCCCCGTATGGATGGAAATACCTATTGCCATGACCTTAGGATACCTGGTTTATAAGAAAGGAAAAAGCGTCGGTATCCTTTCAATAATTGCCCTCATCCTTATGTACATAACTATTATCATAGGTGTCTACATGCCGTTTAAACTGGGCTCTGTAGCTGGTATACCGGCAACAGGTGTCTGGACAATTATCCTGCTGATATACGCATTTATAGCTTCTGTTCTCCCGGTTACAATGCTCTTACAACCAAGGGACTACATAAACTCTCACGAACTCTTAGTAGCAATAGCACTACTCATATTCGGAATAGTAGCAAGTGCTTTTACAGGCAAACTTTCTATAGTTGCTCCAACTTATCAGGCCCATCCCCCACAGGCACCACCGCTTTGGCCTTTTCTTTTCATTACCATTGCCTGTGGTGCAATCTCCGGATTCCATTCTCTTGTTTCTTCCGGAACATCTTCAAAACAGGTTGCAGACGAACCTGACGCACTTTTTGTCGGATTTGGCTCTATGCTTATGGAAGGTGTTCTGGCAACACTCGTAATAATTGCTGTTGTAGCAGGAATTGGCATGGGTTATTTCCACAACGGGAAACTTCTAACAGGACATGCAGCGTGGCTTACCCATTACTCATCATGGACGGCGGCAAAAGGTCTCGGATCAAAACTGAGCGCTTTTATCAATGGTTCAGCCAATATGATAGAAAGCCTCGGAATTCCCGTAAGCTGGGCAATAGCAATAATGGGTGTGTTTGTCGCTTCCTTTGCAGGAACAACACTTGATACCGCAACAAGGATCCAAAGATACGTTGTTTCTGAAATATTCTCAGACATGGGATTAACCGTTTTCAAAAACCGCTACGTCGCCACCTTATTTGCCGTTCTTTCAGCGGCATTCCTGGCTTTTGCAACAGGTGCAAGTGGAAAAGGAGCTCTGACACTCTGGCCACTATTTGGTGCAGTTAACCAGACACTCGCCGGACTGGCCCTAATAGTTATTACTATCTATTTAAGATATAAAGGCGGCCTAAAGTGGATAGTCGCAGGCATTCCTGCCGTGTTTATGATAGCGGTAACATTATGGGCAAGTATTTTAAATGAAATAAACTTTATACATAAAGGTAACTACCTTCTTATTGTCGTAAACACGGTTATTTTAATAATCGTCCTGACAATAATTTTTGAAGGCGTTAAAACATTTTTCAGTATCAAAGAAGGAACTCCGGAACCGATCGATGAAGAAGCTAAAGCTTAA
- a CDS encoding 2-oxoacid:acceptor oxidoreductase family protein — MKYQIVLTGVGGQGTIFLVKLLARCALNKGIPFIGTETHGMAQKGGTVISYLKIGSFHAPLIGKGQADLLIGLYPTETLRFLDYLKESASIVTNSDDSFPNLKNFNLIKVDASKKAVKGEINPKSLNVFILGVTLKYVKNFPFSVEEIEKGIEELNPKFAKANIEALHKGLNS; from the coding sequence ATGAAATATCAAATAGTCTTAACAGGTGTTGGCGGTCAGGGAACAATATTTTTAGTTAAACTCCTTGCAAGATGTGCACTCAACAAAGGCATTCCTTTTATAGGAACAGAAACCCACGGAATGGCACAAAAAGGCGGGACAGTCATCTCCTACCTTAAGATAGGTAGCTTTCATGCACCGCTGATAGGAAAAGGACAGGCAGACCTGCTCATAGGCCTTTACCCTACAGAAACATTAAGATTTTTAGATTACTTAAAAGAATCAGCTTCCATAGTAACAAACAGTGATGATTCATTCCCAAACCTAAAAAACTTTAATTTAATCAAAGTTGACGCTTCAAAAAAAGCAGTAAAAGGAGAAATTAATCCGAAATCTTTAAACGTATTTATCCTTGGAGTCACATTAAAATATGTCAAAAACTTTCCTTTTTCCGTTGAAGAGATTGAGAAAGGAATAGAAGAATTAAACCCAAAGTTCGCAAAAGCAAACATCGAGGCACTTCATAAAGGCTTAAACTCATAA